The Algoriphagus sanaruensis genome window below encodes:
- the cydB gene encoding cytochrome d ubiquinol oxidase subunit II, with amino-acid sequence MDFNVVWYILVGVLLIGYAILDGFDLGVGILHLRSKGDHNRRILMNAIGPVWDGNEVWLITAGGALFAAFPNVYATAFSSFYLPFMMLLIALIFRAVSIEFRSKEANPRWRGFWDKGFSIGSIVATLLFGIAIGNVVMGFPIGGDMEYQGNFFDLLNPYSLMAGFFALTMFALHGGIYLNMKTEGALQKRIQGWIKVNYWIFVVFYLIFSGLTLYLKPEMIANFSFGKIDLPGNKHELVENHQTLISVFAWSIVLLNVLAIANIPRMLSKGREGWAFISSASMIAAIVMLFALGIFPNLMVSNLDPSFNLDIYNAASSGYTLKTMAVLAAFGLPFVASYTIIIYWTYRGKVKLDESSY; translated from the coding sequence ATGGATTTCAACGTTGTCTGGTATATTCTGGTAGGAGTCCTTTTGATCGGCTATGCGATCTTGGATGGATTCGACTTGGGGGTAGGAATTCTTCATTTGCGCAGCAAAGGGGACCATAACCGCAGGATTTTAATGAATGCCATTGGGCCGGTTTGGGATGGAAATGAGGTCTGGCTAATTACAGCGGGCGGAGCTCTCTTTGCAGCCTTCCCGAATGTTTATGCGACGGCATTCTCCAGTTTCTATTTGCCTTTTATGATGTTGCTCATCGCCTTGATTTTCCGAGCAGTCTCGATCGAATTTCGAAGCAAGGAGGCTAATCCCCGCTGGAGAGGCTTTTGGGACAAAGGGTTTTCAATTGGTTCCATAGTGGCCACCCTTCTCTTTGGTATAGCCATTGGAAATGTGGTAATGGGTTTCCCGATAGGAGGCGATATGGAATATCAAGGCAACTTCTTTGACTTGTTGAATCCTTATTCCTTGATGGCCGGCTTTTTTGCTTTGACCATGTTTGCTCTACATGGAGGCATATACCTTAATATGAAAACGGAAGGAGCCCTTCAAAAACGAATCCAGGGCTGGATTAAAGTCAATTACTGGATTTTTGTGGTGTTCTATCTGATCTTCTCTGGATTGACACTATATCTCAAACCAGAAATGATTGCCAATTTCTCATTCGGGAAGATCGACCTTCCCGGCAACAAACACGAACTGGTAGAGAATCATCAGACATTGATTTCTGTTTTTGCCTGGAGCATTGTACTCCTGAATGTATTGGCGATTGCGAATATCCCTCGAATGCTTTCCAAAGGCAGAGAAGGCTGGGCATTTATTTCCTCAGCCAGTATGATTGCGGCGATTGTGATGCTTTTTGCTTTGGGAATTTTCCCCAATCTCATGGTATCCAACCTTGATCCATCTTTCAATCTAGACATTTATAATGCTGCTTCTTCGGGTTACACACTAAAGACGATGGCGGTTTTAGCGGCTTTTGGACTTCCTTTCGTCGCGTCCTACACCATTATAATTTATTGGACCTACCGCGGAAAGGTGAAGCTGGATGAAAGCAGCTATTGA
- a CDS encoding cytochrome ubiquinol oxidase subunit I, with amino-acid sequence MIWDVELLSRIQFAFTIMFHYIFPPFSIGLGLLLVIYESLYLITKKKIYEKITRFWIKIFAANFSVGVASGIVMEFEFGTNWSTYSRFVGDIFGSPLAAEGIFAFFLESGFLAILLFGWNRVKPGMHLFATIMVALGSMLSGFWIVVANSWQQTPVAYEIVVDYGIRRAVITDFWEMVFNPSAMVRFTHVILGAWIQGAFLVMSVSAYYLIKKKHVDFAQKSFAIALGLAAIASLAQPLVGHEHAKVVSEWQPAKLAAFEGLYETQTNAPLYLIGWTDPETRKTTGIAIPGMLSFLVHGDFEGEVKGLEEFPEEDWPAVNGVFQSYHLMVALGMVFIGATLLSLFLLWRKKLFSPNWSWLMKLYIPAVALPVIANQLGWLSAERGRQPWIVQGLLRTSEGVSKSISGPEVLISLVLFILVYILLFFVWLYVLDREIKHGPDHLSSGVEAGFHKKSERMDIIKPH; translated from the coding sequence ATGATCTGGGATGTAGAACTACTCTCGCGTATCCAATTCGCATTTACCATCATGTTTCACTACATCTTTCCTCCCTTCAGTATTGGGTTGGGACTACTTCTGGTGATTTATGAATCGCTTTACCTGATCACCAAGAAAAAGATTTACGAGAAAATCACCCGATTTTGGATCAAGATTTTCGCGGCCAACTTTTCAGTAGGAGTCGCCTCTGGTATTGTAATGGAGTTTGAGTTCGGCACCAATTGGTCCACCTATTCTCGGTTCGTTGGAGATATTTTCGGTTCACCCTTGGCGGCTGAGGGGATATTTGCCTTTTTTCTGGAGTCTGGCTTCTTAGCCATTTTGCTGTTTGGTTGGAATCGGGTCAAGCCCGGTATGCATTTATTCGCTACGATAATGGTGGCCCTGGGCAGTATGCTTTCGGGCTTTTGGATCGTAGTAGCCAACAGCTGGCAGCAGACTCCAGTGGCCTATGAAATCGTGGTGGATTACGGGATTCGCAGGGCGGTGATCACAGACTTCTGGGAAATGGTCTTCAATCCTTCCGCGATGGTCCGGTTTACCCATGTAATCCTGGGAGCTTGGATTCAGGGAGCCTTCTTGGTAATGAGCGTTTCTGCCTACTATTTGATCAAAAAGAAGCATGTGGATTTTGCCCAAAAGTCATTTGCCATTGCCCTGGGCTTGGCAGCCATTGCTTCCTTAGCCCAGCCCTTGGTTGGGCATGAACATGCCAAGGTGGTCAGCGAGTGGCAGCCTGCGAAACTTGCGGCATTCGAAGGACTCTATGAAACCCAAACCAACGCCCCACTTTATCTTATCGGTTGGACTGATCCTGAAACCCGAAAAACAACCGGAATTGCGATACCGGGAATGTTGAGCTTTTTAGTGCACGGAGATTTTGAGGGAGAAGTCAAAGGGCTGGAGGAATTTCCTGAAGAAGATTGGCCTGCTGTAAATGGTGTTTTTCAGAGCTATCACCTGATGGTGGCTTTGGGTATGGTGTTTATCGGGGCTACACTCTTGAGTTTGTTTTTGCTTTGGAGGAAAAAACTTTTTTCTCCCAATTGGTCATGGCTCATGAAACTCTACATTCCGGCAGTTGCCTTGCCAGTGATTGCCAATCAACTCGGTTGGCTTTCAGCAGAGCGAGGGCGACAGCCTTGGATCGTTCAAGGATTATTAAGAACAAGCGAGGGCGTCTCCAAATCAATTTCTGGCCCGGAAGTATTGATCTCTTTAGTCCTGTTTATTTTGGTCTACATTCTTTTATTCTTCGTCTGGTTGTATGTTTTGGATCGAGAGATTAAACACGGCCCCGATCACCTATCCAGTGGAGTAGAAGCCGGTTTTCACAAAAAGTCCGAACGAATGGACATTATCAAACCTCATTAA
- a CDS encoding Crp/Fnr family transcriptional regulator — MKKEIEQHLEVNFSEFEKDLREEILSCAKLEFLEADTLMMDIGQKVEIIPLIVQGQVKVYREDENDHELFMYYLGPGEACAITMICSARDGYSKIKAIPEEETIVIAVPIAKLDEWMPKYKSWYYFVMDTYQDRFEELLKVVDGIAFHQMDERLLEYLEKNAAATQSNVIHRTHQQIAQELNSSREVITRLLKKLEQRGRVKVNRNQIELVN; from the coding sequence ATGAAAAAGGAAATCGAACAGCATTTGGAGGTAAACTTCTCTGAATTTGAAAAGGACCTTCGGGAGGAGATTCTTTCGTGTGCAAAGTTGGAGTTTTTGGAGGCTGATACACTGATGATGGATATCGGTCAGAAAGTGGAAATCATTCCGCTAATCGTTCAAGGTCAAGTAAAAGTCTATCGAGAAGATGAAAATGACCACGAGCTATTCATGTATTACCTAGGACCTGGAGAAGCTTGCGCAATAACCATGATTTGTTCAGCTCGGGATGGTTACTCCAAAATCAAAGCGATTCCAGAGGAGGAGACTATCGTGATAGCAGTTCCAATCGCCAAACTGGACGAGTGGATGCCCAAGTACAAGTCTTGGTATTATTTTGTAATGGATACCTATCAGGATCGCTTCGAAGAACTGCTTAAAGTGGTAGATGGAATTGCATTTCACCAAATGGATGAGCGGCTGTTGGAGTATTTGGAAAAAAATGCGGCGGCGACACAAAGCAACGTGATCCATCGAACTCATCAGCAAATCGCTCAGGAGTTGAACTCGAGTAGGGAAGTGATTACTCGATTATTGAAGAAATTGGAGCAAAGAGGAAGAGTAAAGGTCAACCGAAATCAGATTGAGTTGGTAAATTAA